One genomic segment of Cucumis melo cultivar AY unplaced genomic scaffold, USDA_Cmelo_AY_1.0 utg001087l, whole genome shotgun sequence includes these proteins:
- the LOC103493404 gene encoding LOW QUALITY PROTEIN: uncharacterized protein LOC103493404 (The sequence of the model RefSeq protein was modified relative to this genomic sequence to represent the inferred CDS: inserted 1 base in 1 codon), translated as MSSENSLLCAFLLRTFWYVLPPNYRSDPPDEKVNSALLLRRRTYPPREGIPFSPLSFGYAGTQSPLTTNQKTSSGWVLPATGRSEQEGRPRRXSSWAAVSRSRGRSAPCPRIRVICSHKRLLQSDLAGERSQFAAENKTGSEPTFVRFFSTKHGSFRITVGRWLPKETPIRSAPRLGGIYLIPITRRGSP; from the exons ATGAGTTCAGAAAATTCCCTCTTATGCGCCTTCCTTCTTCGAACCTTTTGGTATGTATTGCCCCCTAACTATAGATCAGATCCACCAGACGAGAAAGTCAATTCCGCACTGCTGCTCCGTCGTCGGACTTATCCACCAAGGGAAGGGATTCCTTTCA GCCCCCTTTCTTTTGGGTATGCAGGTACTCAAAGTCCTCTCACTACCAACCAGAAGACATCATCTGGCTGGGTCTTGCCG GCTACGGGGAGATCGGAGCAAGAGGGAAGGCCTAGAC ATTCTTCCTGGGCAGCTGTAAGTAGATCGAGAGGTCGTTCCGCCCCTTGTCCCCGAATAAGGGTAATATGTTCTCATAAAAGGTTGCTCCAATCTGACCTAGCTGGCGAGCGATCCCAGTTCGCAGCAGAGAACAAGACAGGAAGCGAGCCTACCTTTGTTCGCTTCTTCTCCACCAAGCACGGAAGTTTCAGGATAACTGTAGGTCGGTGGCTACCTAAGGAAACTCCGATTCGATCCGCCCCCCGGCTGGGAGGCATCTACCTCATCCCGATCACAAGGAGAGGTTCACCATGA
- the LOC127146914 gene encoding NADH-ubiquinone oxidoreductase chain 1 translates to MAFVQRRKGPDVVGSFGLLQPLADGLKLMIKEPLSPSSANFSLFRMAPVATFMLSLVARAVVPFDYGIVLSDPNIGLLYLFAISSLGVYGIIIAGWSSN, encoded by the coding sequence ATGGCTTTTGTGCAACGTCGAAAGGGTCCTGATGTAGTGGGATCGTTCGGATTGTTACAACCTCTAGCAGATGGTTTGAAATTGATGATAAAAGAACCTCTTTCACCAAGTAGTGCTAATTTCTCCCTTTTTAGAATGGCTCCAGTGGCTACATTTATGTTAAGTCTGGTCGCTCGGGCCGTTGTACCTTTTGATTATGGTATTGTATTGTCAGATCCGAACATAGGGCTACTTTATTTGTTTGCCATATCTTCGCTAGGTGTTTATGGAATTATTATAGCGGGTTGGTCTAGTAATTAG